In the Pseudanabaena sp. PCC 7367 genome, one interval contains:
- a CDS encoding efflux RND transporter periplasmic adaptor subunit, translated as MQTRNLTKLGNLTKHVGHLGHFGKLSITAFSVAMLGACQGGPPPGSGGQAIPVEIKTVELGDIQETTEYIANLNSRESVTLQPRVSGQIAQILVQAGDYVEAGTPIIQIDPTEQQAALLSTIAAVESAAAAAASTQARLEDVRSVLRSLEASKLANLSDVALNQRDLQRDAELVQEGAITQRDLDTRVNSLERAQATLGQVEQEIEAQKARVLAAEADLARSERLLVQAQADAEEQQALLGFYGITAPFAGTVGDIPVKVGDFVDSGTQLLTITQNEQLEVEINIPIERSPELQVGLPVVLLDSNNNILGESQISFIAPNTETVTQSILVKAIFDNAEELLRADQFVRARIVWSEGKGVLIPTSSISRLGGQNFVFQAVPPEEIEQEEPPEGTEADPEQAQRSPIEATPANAQSSEDSENQGPPTFIAVQKPVKLGRIQGNSYHVLEGLEAGDQLVTSGILKLTDGAPVMRLSDLPPMDGPPDQAPKGS; from the coding sequence ATGCAGACAAGGAATTTAACCAAGCTAGGTAACTTAACCAAGCATGTAGGGCATTTAGGGCATTTTGGTAAGCTAAGCATTACCGCTTTCTCTGTGGCTATGCTTGGCGCTTGTCAAGGCGGACCCCCTCCTGGCTCTGGCGGGCAAGCAATTCCGGTGGAGATCAAAACCGTAGAGCTGGGAGATATCCAGGAAACAACCGAATATATTGCCAACCTTAATTCCCGTGAGTCGGTCACGCTCCAGCCCAGGGTTTCTGGTCAAATCGCCCAAATTTTGGTGCAAGCCGGTGATTATGTGGAAGCAGGTACACCGATTATTCAAATTGATCCTACTGAGCAACAGGCCGCATTACTAAGTACGATCGCGGCAGTTGAATCGGCAGCAGCGGCGGCAGCCTCGACCCAGGCCAGACTCGAAGATGTGCGTTCTGTTTTGCGATCGCTCGAAGCCAGCAAGCTAGCCAATCTTTCCGATGTAGCGCTCAACCAACGTGATTTACAGCGAGATGCAGAATTAGTCCAAGAAGGTGCAATCACCCAGCGCGATCTTGATACCCGCGTTAATTCGCTCGAACGAGCCCAGGCCACTTTGGGTCAAGTTGAGCAAGAGATCGAAGCCCAAAAAGCCAGAGTCCTAGCGGCGGAGGCTGACCTCGCGCGAAGTGAAAGGTTGCTGGTGCAGGCTCAGGCTGATGCCGAGGAACAACAAGCCCTATTGGGTTTCTATGGCATTACGGCTCCATTTGCCGGTACAGTGGGCGATATCCCGGTTAAGGTGGGGGATTTTGTTGATTCTGGCACCCAATTACTCACGATCACTCAAAATGAACAATTAGAAGTAGAAATTAATATCCCGATCGAGCGATCGCCAGAGCTTCAGGTTGGCCTGCCTGTGGTGCTGCTGGACTCGAATAATAATATTTTGGGTGAAAGCCAAATTTCCTTTATTGCCCCAAATACAGAAACTGTGACCCAGTCAATTTTGGTAAAGGCAATTTTTGATAATGCTGAAGAGCTACTCCGTGCCGATCAATTTGTGCGAGCCAGAATAGTTTGGAGCGAAGGTAAAGGGGTGTTGATTCCCACTTCTTCGATCTCGCGTTTGGGGGGTCAAAATTTTGTGTTTCAGGCCGTACCACCGGAAGAGATCGAGCAAGAGGAGCCACCCGAAGGCACTGAAGCTGATCCGGAACAAGCCCAGCGATCACCGATCGAGGCAACACCAGCAAATGCTCAATCCAGTGAAGACTCTGAGAATCAGGGCCCGCCTACCTTTATCGCCGTCCAAAAGCCAGTCAAGCTAGGCCGAATTCAAGGCAACAGTTACCACGTATTAGAGGGGCTGGAAGCAGGCGATCAACTGGTTACCTCTGGCATTCTTAAGCTAACCGATGGAGCGCCAGTCATGCGCTTGTCCGATCTACCGCCAATGGATGGCCCGCCTGATCAGGCTCCGAAAGGAAGTTAA
- a CDS encoding sensor histidine kinase translates to MNSASPDLVSIAQSQIALLTQSLGAASSVVYLAEGIAQGMPTDLVEVAAYPVGASEELPADSAPMLPASASSALVKPGRVVLPLVYEGEIVGVLMAGREDRNWTETEHFQIQQIANTLAIACALDRRCQWLEESQKQTYLGQQQFLSTVMHQLRNPLTAIKTFAKLLARRIAPDNPMHRFVSGILQESQHMQDILAEVDQARYAAEELALPQQEMFLLPASTLELAATDLAEILTPLLRSTEAIAETKGLSFRAYMPAELPPIKANGGALREVLGNLLDNAVKYTPQGQVEIAVRVLPETVAIAIKDSGYGIPSKDLEHLFDRRFRGRQAHSNIPGSGIGLAIVKELLSKMQGEIKVNSQENQGSIFTVILKRWPQAEISASR, encoded by the coding sequence ATGAATTCCGCCAGCCCCGACCTAGTCTCGATTGCTCAGTCCCAAATCGCCCTACTCACGCAAAGTTTGGGTGCAGCATCTAGCGTGGTTTATCTGGCCGAGGGGATCGCCCAGGGAATGCCCACTGATCTGGTGGAAGTGGCCGCCTATCCGGTGGGAGCCAGCGAAGAATTACCCGCCGACAGCGCACCAATGCTGCCAGCGTCAGCAAGCAGTGCCCTGGTTAAGCCCGGTCGGGTGGTTTTGCCCCTGGTATATGAAGGTGAGATCGTGGGTGTATTGATGGCAGGACGAGAGGATCGCAACTGGACCGAAACCGAGCATTTCCAGATTCAACAGATTGCCAATACCCTGGCGATCGCCTGTGCCCTCGATCGGCGTTGTCAATGGCTAGAGGAATCCCAAAAGCAGACCTATCTGGGGCAACAGCAGTTTTTGAGTACGGTGATGCACCAGTTGCGCAACCCGCTCACGGCGATCAAAACCTTCGCCAAATTGCTCGCCCGTCGGATTGCCCCCGACAACCCCATGCATCGCTTTGTGTCGGGTATCCTGCAAGAATCCCAGCATATGCAAGATATTCTGGCAGAAGTAGACCAGGCCAGATATGCGGCGGAAGAATTGGCTTTACCTCAACAGGAAATGTTCTTACTGCCAGCTTCAACCCTGGAATTGGCGGCTACGGATTTGGCTGAAATATTAACGCCATTGCTGCGATCCACAGAAGCGATCGCCGAGACCAAAGGACTGAGCTTTCGGGCTTATATGCCAGCGGAATTACCACCGATCAAGGCCAATGGTGGCGCATTGCGGGAGGTGCTGGGTAACTTACTCGACAATGCGGTGAAATATACACCCCAGGGGCAGGTAGAAATAGCAGTGCGGGTATTGCCAGAAACAGTGGCGATTGCCATCAAAGACAGCGGCTATGGCATTCCCAGCAAGGATCTAGAACATTTATTCGATCGGCGTTTTCGCGGTCGTCAAGCCCATAGCAATATTCCTGGCAGTGGCATTGGCTTAGCGATCGTCAAGGAACTGCTGAGTAAAATGCAGGGCGAGATCAAGGTTAATAGCCAGGAAAACCAGGGCAGTATTTTTACGGTGATCTTGAAACGCTGGCCACAGGCGGAAATAAGCGCAAGTCGGTAA
- the xth gene encoding exodeoxyribonuclease III: MQIATWNVNSVRTRLEQVLDWLRSHPEVDVLCLQETKAPDDKFPIAAFNDLGYQVYIYGQKSYNGVAIVAKQQMDEIANGFGAILGDGFSANNPDLDFDDQKRVISGVSNGVRIVNLYVPNGSAPGSEKYDYKLQWLAKLNNYLKKLIEQDGGIDAAQILVCGDLNVAIADIDIYDPSDRAKHIMSTDLERETLQAAVLNLGFQDAFRKFTPDAGHFSWWDYRGGSFRRNHGWRIDYHLLSPKLYEQAIACTIDIEPRRLEKPSDHTPVVVELQLA; this comes from the coding sequence ATGCAAATTGCCACCTGGAATGTTAATTCAGTGCGAACCCGCCTGGAACAAGTGCTTGATTGGCTGCGATCGCATCCCGAAGTAGATGTGCTCTGCCTTCAAGAGACCAAAGCGCCGGACGATAAATTTCCGATCGCCGCCTTTAATGATCTGGGCTACCAGGTTTATATCTATGGCCAGAAATCCTATAACGGCGTGGCGATCGTAGCTAAGCAGCAAATGGACGAGATCGCCAATGGATTTGGGGCGATCCTGGGGGATGGGTTTAGTGCTAATAACCCAGATCTAGATTTTGATGATCAAAAGCGGGTGATTTCTGGCGTGAGCAATGGCGTGCGGATTGTAAATCTCTATGTGCCCAATGGTTCAGCCCCTGGCAGTGAGAAATATGACTATAAATTGCAGTGGTTAGCTAAATTAAACAATTACTTAAAAAAGCTGATTGAGCAGGATGGCGGCATTGATGCGGCGCAAATTCTGGTGTGTGGCGATCTGAATGTGGCGATCGCCGATATTGATATCTATGACCCCAGCGATCGAGCTAAGCATATTATGTCTACCGATCTTGAGCGTGAGACCTTGCAAGCGGCTGTACTTAATCTTGGCTTCCAGGATGCATTTCGCAAATTCACCCCAGATGCGGGGCATTTTAGTTGGTGGGACTATCGGGGTGGGTCATTCCGGCGTAATCATGGCTGGCGGATTGATTACCACCTACTCAGCCCCAAGCTTTATGAGCAGGCGATCGCCTGTACCATAGACATCGAACCCCGTCGCCTGGAAAAACCCAGCGATCACACTCCCGTAGTGGTAGAGTTGCAATTGGCATAA